A DNA window from Mucilaginibacter xinganensis contains the following coding sequences:
- a CDS encoding M23 family metallopeptidase has product MSKKYFSAFFIISCCCFNLFAQGPIQSRQYPQNFFRYPLDLPPSTAGSFGELRGAHFHSGLDFKTNQQTGYPVHAAYDGYVSRLRIQFGGFGHAIYITHPNGFTTVYGHVKTFTPAMAKIIRDEQYRQHSFEVDIKLDPLQLMVCQGEVIAMSGNEGASAGPHLHFEIRDTQTEETINPQLFGLTIPDRVPPSITAIGIYHLDGNPFSENTRRQFFGVTGSNGNYHLISPQVVNLTGQIGFGISTNDMTSVSPNHNGIYSCELKLDGKTVYTFAVERFAFDQTHAINAYIDYPELMKTHRWIQKCFLLPGSKISLYPQSVNRGLIDFNDGGTHDVQYVVKDVAGNTSTLNLKVKAGSADNTLSIIKTGGNLFHYDQKNEFGNDKVKVVIMPGNLYDDLLFTYKILPKRQGAFSATHSIHNKFTPVHDSYELWIKPDSNIGKYADKAVIVSTDGAMAGGTYQDGYIKAQPHTFGDFFIKLDTVAPVIIPLNIKPNANMAAAKGIFFRMSDNLSGIRSYTGKIDGKWVLMEWDFKSKVLGYSFNTDIAPGKHIFELTVSDNKNNSKYFTAAFNR; this is encoded by the coding sequence ATGAGTAAAAAATATTTTAGTGCTTTTTTTATTATATCCTGCTGTTGTTTTAACCTGTTTGCACAGGGGCCCATTCAAAGCAGGCAATACCCGCAAAACTTTTTCCGATACCCGCTTGATCTGCCGCCGTCAACTGCCGGCTCTTTTGGTGAGCTAAGGGGGGCACACTTTCACTCGGGGCTCGATTTTAAAACCAACCAGCAAACCGGCTACCCGGTACATGCTGCTTATGATGGGTACGTATCCCGTTTGCGCATCCAGTTTGGCGGTTTCGGTCATGCTATTTATATCACCCATCCTAACGGCTTTACCACTGTTTACGGGCATGTTAAAACGTTTACCCCGGCCATGGCTAAAATCATCAGGGATGAACAATACAGACAGCACAGCTTTGAGGTTGATATAAAACTTGACCCATTACAGCTAATGGTTTGCCAGGGCGAAGTTATTGCCATGTCGGGCAATGAGGGGGCCTCAGCTGGTCCGCACCTGCATTTTGAGATCAGGGACACGCAAACGGAAGAAACAATTAACCCGCAGTTGTTTGGCTTAACTATTCCTGACAGGGTGCCGCCGTCAATTACGGCTATCGGCATATACCACCTTGACGGGAATCCGTTTAGCGAAAATACCCGGCGGCAGTTTTTTGGGGTTACCGGCAGCAATGGCAATTATCATTTAATCAGTCCGCAGGTAGTTAATTTAACCGGGCAAATTGGTTTCGGCATCAGTACCAATGATATGACCAGCGTATCGCCAAACCATAATGGCATTTATTCGTGCGAGTTAAAGCTTGACGGTAAAACCGTTTATACTTTTGCAGTTGAACGCTTCGCATTTGATCAAACCCATGCCATAAACGCTTATATCGACTATCCCGAGCTGATGAAAACCCACCGGTGGATTCAGAAGTGCTTCCTGTTACCGGGCAGTAAAATCTCGCTTTACCCGCAATCGGTAAACAGGGGACTAATTGATTTTAATGATGGCGGGACGCATGATGTACAGTATGTGGTTAAGGACGTAGCCGGCAATACATCAACCTTAAATTTAAAAGTTAAGGCCGGGAGTGCAGATAATACGCTTTCCATTATTAAAACTGGTGGAAACTTATTTCACTACGATCAGAAAAACGAGTTTGGCAACGATAAAGTTAAGGTGGTGATTATGCCCGGCAACCTTTACGATGATTTGCTGTTTACCTACAAAATATTGCCCAAAAGGCAGGGAGCTTTTTCGGCAACGCACAGCATCCATAACAAGTTTACCCCCGTACATGACAGTTATGAACTCTGGATAAAGCCCGACAGCAATATTGGTAAATATGCCGATAAGGCTGTGATAGTTAGTACCGACGGGGCCATGGCGGGTGGCACTTACCAGGATGGCTATATTAAAGCGCAGCCGCATACCTTTGGTGATTTTTTTATTAAGCTGGATACCGTTGCGCCGGTTATTATTCCGTTAAATATTAAACCCAATGCTAACATGGCTGCGGCTAAAGGGATATTTTTCAGGATGAGTGATAACCTATCGGGCATAAGATCATATACAGGTAAAATTGACGGCAAATGGGTGCTTATGGAATGGGATTTTAAAAGTAAAGTTCTGGGTTATAGCTTTAATACCGATATTGCACCGGGTAAACATATATTTGAATTAACTGTTAGCGATAATAAAAATAATAGTAAATACTTTACAGCAGCTTTTAACAGATAA